The following proteins come from a genomic window of Corallococcus sp. NCRR:
- a CDS encoding SDR family oxidoreductase, with product MEVIRAGKGPMRIAVTGANGDYGRLLLPRLEADPGVESILVLDTKEPQGTGKVEFHRVDLTRYDAEAELTDALTERPVDALFHLAFLFGPILNGPLAHELEVIGTMNVLTAVGRARLPRLVVPSLTVTYGARGNNPALLREGSPLFGCPHSRFVNDKVEVEGQVRAFRERNPDTRTLVLRFAPLLGPSLDNPATRLLSHAVVPTLLGFDPLWQAIHEEDAGRALHLALRADAAGEFNVVGRGVLPLSGLIRQAGARPLPLPGPLFRGALRALGVVGAGTLPVALLDYMHYSWVADGERAESALGFVPLHHVRDAASALRRSQS from the coding sequence ATGGAAGTGATCCGAGCAGGCAAGGGCCCGATGCGCATCGCGGTGACAGGCGCCAATGGCGACTACGGCAGGCTGCTGCTGCCGAGGCTGGAAGCGGACCCCGGCGTGGAGAGCATCCTCGTGCTGGACACGAAGGAGCCCCAGGGCACGGGCAAGGTGGAGTTCCACCGCGTGGACCTCACCCGCTACGACGCGGAAGCCGAGCTGACGGACGCGCTCACCGAGCGCCCCGTGGACGCCCTCTTCCACCTGGCGTTCCTCTTCGGGCCCATCCTCAACGGCCCGCTGGCGCACGAGCTGGAAGTCATTGGCACCATGAACGTGCTGACGGCGGTGGGCCGCGCGCGGCTGCCCCGGCTGGTGGTGCCGTCGCTCACGGTGACGTACGGCGCGCGGGGCAACAACCCGGCGCTCCTGCGCGAGGGCTCGCCGCTGTTTGGCTGTCCGCACAGCCGCTTCGTGAACGACAAGGTGGAGGTGGAGGGACAGGTGCGGGCGTTCCGCGAGCGCAACCCGGACACCCGCACGCTGGTGTTGCGCTTCGCTCCCCTGCTCGGCCCGAGCCTGGACAATCCGGCGACGCGGTTGCTGTCGCACGCGGTGGTGCCCACGCTTCTGGGATTCGACCCGCTCTGGCAGGCGATCCACGAGGAGGACGCGGGCCGGGCGCTGCACCTGGCCCTGAGGGCGGACGCGGCGGGAGAATTCAACGTCGTGGGGCGCGGAGTGTTGCCCCTCTCCGGACTCATCCGCCAGGCGGGCGCGCGACCGCTCCCCCTGCCGGGGCCGTTGTTTCGTGGAGCACTTCGCGCGCTCGGCGTAGTGGGGGCGGGCACGTTGCCGGTGGCCCTGCTCGACTACATGCATTACTCCTGGGTCGCGGACGGGGAGCGCGCCGAGTCCGCGCTGGGGTTCGTGCCCCTCCACCATGTCAGGGACGCCGCCTCGGCGCTCAGAAGGAGCCAGTCATGA